The following are from one region of the Paenibacillus sp. KS-LC4 genome:
- a CDS encoding GNAT family N-acetyltransferase, translating into MELNFKSYVVSDDKQRIQVQVVVDYLATSYWASKRPAAKIMKSIENSICYGVYELVNNQEKMIAFARIITDGATTYYLCDVFVLEAYRGQGISKKLMETITNAPEFEGMTGLLGTKDAHGLYEQYGFERDQARFMRRPVQINRV; encoded by the coding sequence ATGGAGCTGAATTTCAAATCATATGTGGTGAGTGATGATAAGCAGCGTATTCAGGTGCAGGTGGTTGTGGATTATTTGGCAACCAGCTATTGGGCGAGCAAGCGGCCTGCTGCGAAAATTATGAAATCAATTGAAAATTCCATTTGCTATGGCGTATACGAGCTAGTGAATAACCAAGAAAAAATGATTGCTTTTGCCAGAATCATTACGGATGGAGCGACGACCTACTATTTATGTGATGTGTTTGTGCTGGAGGCTTACCGTGGTCAGGGCATTTCCAAAAAACTAATGGAAACGATAACGAATGCTCCAGAGTTCGAAGGGATGACAGGGCTGCTCGGCACGAAGGACGCGCACGGTCTGTATGAGCAATATGGCTTTGAACGGGATCAGGCACGGTTTATGCGCAGACCAGTGCAAATTAATAGAGTTTGA
- a CDS encoding alpha-L-fucosidase: protein MNKQDYLKQITATIAQGPYRDDWESLSDFEIPAWYKQAKFGIFIHWGLYSVPAFSSEWYSRNMYIQGSKEYEHHIATYGEHKSFGYKDFIPMFQAEKFNAEEWADLFQRSGAKYVMPVAEHHDGFQMYKSAISRFNAYEMGPKRDLLQEMKIAFEQRNLTFTVSSHRAEHWFFMSHGKKFESDVHEPLVCGDFYWPSMPEPEDHFNQYESPPTDEYMEDWLIRCCELIDNYEPKILYFDWWIQHASFKPYLKKLAAYYYNKSAELGFQGIINYKHDAFMLGSAVPDVERGQFAELKPYYWQTDTAVARNSWSYTPNNDYKSPLELIQDLVDIVSKNGNLLLNVGPKADGTIPQEDRDILLAIGGWLETNGEAIYGTSYWRTYGEGPTKVEEGQFTDGKSKIFTPQDIRFTVKGSCLYATVLVYPEDGEVKITSLKEKSHDFQGIIQQIEVLGFEEQPVWERTAEALVVKTNSVRSPYPVVLKITVD, encoded by the coding sequence ATGAATAAACAAGATTATTTGAAGCAAATAACCGCAACGATTGCGCAAGGGCCGTATCGTGACGATTGGGAATCGCTCAGCGATTTTGAAATACCGGCTTGGTATAAGCAAGCTAAATTCGGCATTTTTATTCACTGGGGCTTGTATTCCGTTCCAGCCTTCAGCAGCGAATGGTACTCGCGTAATATGTACATTCAGGGCAGCAAGGAATACGAGCATCATATTGCCACCTATGGCGAGCATAAAAGCTTTGGCTATAAGGATTTTATCCCGATGTTTCAGGCTGAGAAATTTAATGCCGAGGAATGGGCTGACCTGTTCCAGCGCTCGGGAGCGAAATATGTAATGCCCGTTGCGGAGCATCATGACGGCTTTCAAATGTACAAAAGCGCCATCTCCCGCTTCAATGCCTACGAAATGGGGCCTAAACGGGATTTGTTGCAGGAAATGAAAATCGCCTTTGAGCAACGGAATTTGACCTTTACCGTCTCATCCCACCGTGCGGAGCATTGGTTCTTCATGTCGCATGGCAAGAAGTTTGAATCCGACGTTCACGAACCGCTTGTATGCGGCGACTTTTACTGGCCATCCATGCCGGAGCCAGAGGATCATTTCAATCAATATGAATCCCCTCCGACGGATGAATATATGGAGGATTGGCTCATTCGCTGCTGCGAGCTCATTGATAATTACGAGCCAAAAATTTTATATTTTGACTGGTGGATTCAGCACGCCTCATTCAAGCCGTATTTGAAAAAGCTCGCGGCGTATTATTACAATAAATCCGCAGAGCTCGGCTTTCAAGGCATTATCAATTATAAGCATGATGCTTTCATGCTGGGCAGCGCCGTTCCCGATGTAGAACGCGGACAATTTGCCGAGTTGAAGCCTTATTACTGGCAGACGGATACCGCTGTAGCCCGTAACTCATGGAGCTATACGCCTAACAATGATTATAAATCGCCGCTGGAGCTCATTCAAGATTTGGTCGATATCGTAAGCAAAAACGGCAATCTGCTGCTCAATGTTGGGCCGAAGGCCGATGGCACGATTCCTCAGGAGGATCGGGACATTTTGCTTGCCATTGGGGGCTGGCTTGAGACAAATGGCGAAGCGATCTACGGTACAAGCTACTGGCGTACTTATGGCGAGGGGCCAACGAAGGTAGAGGAAGGGCAGTTCACGGACGGCAAAAGCAAAATCTTCACGCCGCAGGACATCCGCTTTACGGTGAAGGGAAGCTGCCTGTATGCGACCGTGCTCGTCTATCCAGAGGACGGCGAGGTGAAAATTACGTCTTTGAAGGAGAAATCTCACGATTTCCAAGGCATTATTCAACAGATCGAAGTGCTCGGCTTCGAGGAGCAGCCTGTCTGGGAACGCACAGCAGAAGCGCTCGTCGTGAAGACGAACTCGGTTCGCAGTCCTTATCCGGTCGTGTTGAAGATTACTGTGGACTAA
- a CDS encoding AraC family transcriptional regulator — protein MNAHSLLAYYLSHMQIELFIAHHNTVSTEWRDLDFTPDYSKFYFIEHGSGWLKIGDEEYAPVPGQLILMPEGVPQSYSVIKGSDTYRKYWCHFSAKVGEINLFKLLDMPYLCTAVDQERVRTIFAELVLYANDQTVYARLLAKAKLLELFSLFVMQQGEESISLKKAAVTQRLTEILSYIQLNSGSDITIQDLAQRACLHPNYFIRMFKEQMGVPPIQYIARLKIEKAKELLADSSLSVSEVAEQTGFNDLFYFSKQFKKIAGVSPTEFRKQGS, from the coding sequence ATGAATGCTCATTCCTTGCTCGCCTATTATTTATCCCATATGCAGATCGAGTTATTTATCGCCCACCATAATACGGTCAGCACGGAATGGCGTGATCTCGATTTTACGCCGGATTACAGCAAATTTTATTTCATCGAGCATGGCAGCGGCTGGCTCAAAATTGGCGATGAGGAGTATGCTCCTGTTCCAGGTCAGCTTATTCTGATGCCGGAGGGAGTGCCTCAATCGTATTCGGTTATAAAGGGGAGCGACACCTACCGTAAATATTGGTGTCATTTCAGCGCCAAGGTTGGAGAAATCAACCTGTTCAAGCTGCTGGATATGCCCTATCTCTGCACGGCTGTTGATCAGGAGCGGGTGCGGACGATTTTTGCCGAGCTGGTGCTTTATGCGAATGATCAGACGGTCTACGCTAGGCTGCTTGCCAAAGCGAAGCTGCTGGAGCTGTTTTCGTTGTTCGTTATGCAGCAGGGCGAGGAGAGCATCAGCTTGAAAAAGGCGGCAGTTACTCAGCGGCTGACTGAGATTTTGAGCTATATCCAGTTGAATAGCGGCAGCGACATTACCATTCAAGATTTGGCGCAGCGGGCATGCCTGCATCCGAACTATTTTATAAGAATGTTCAAGGAGCAAATGGGGGTGCCGCCGATTCAGTACATCGCCCGTTTGAAAATTGAAAAGGCAAAGGAGCTGCTGGCTGACTCCTCGCTCAGCGTTAGCGAGGTTGCCGAGCAGACGGGCTTTAATGACCTGTTTTATTTTTCCAAGCAATTCAAGAAAATAGCGGGAGTGTCTCCGACGGAGTTTAGAAAACAAGGATCATAA
- a CDS encoding manganese catalase family protein: MFKRLDEVLIEIPNVGRPEPNAAAAVQELLGGKFGEMSTLNNYLYQSFNFRSKSKLRPFYDLVTSITAEELGHVELVSHAINHCLHGSTSPGKPDESPLKSVKDWRMSLPFLSGGQGALPVDSMGRPWTGENVFNSGDLVEDLLHNFFLEVGARTHKMKVYEMTSHPAAREVVGYLLVRGGVHVVAYAKALQVATGVDVTKLIPIPSLNNKAFNEARKYEEKGVHTKLYTYSDNDFKTIDQIWKGTHPEDGQPLEVIHGVPKGVPVPEYPEVEEEFAPGISAEDFAAIAERLKAAGNIH, translated from the coding sequence ATGTTTAAACGCTTGGATGAAGTGTTGATCGAAATTCCGAATGTCGGGCGGCCTGAGCCGAACGCGGCTGCTGCTGTGCAAGAGCTGCTGGGCGGGAAATTTGGCGAAATGTCTACGCTCAACAACTATTTGTACCAGTCGTTTAATTTTCGCTCGAAATCGAAGCTGCGTCCGTTTTATGATTTGGTTACGAGCATTACAGCAGAGGAGCTTGGCCACGTCGAGCTTGTCTCCCACGCGATAAACCACTGCCTGCATGGCTCTACATCGCCGGGCAAGCCGGATGAATCGCCGCTGAAATCGGTGAAGGACTGGCGCATGTCGCTACCGTTTCTATCTGGTGGACAAGGCGCATTGCCTGTTGATTCCATGGGCAGGCCATGGACGGGCGAGAATGTATTTAATAGCGGGGATTTGGTTGAGGATTTGCTGCATAACTTCTTTCTGGAGGTAGGCGCCAGAACCCACAAAATGAAGGTGTACGAAATGACCTCCCATCCGGCTGCGCGCGAAGTGGTAGGTTATTTGCTCGTGCGGGGCGGTGTTCATGTAGTAGCCTATGCTAAAGCGCTGCAAGTAGCAACCGGCGTAGATGTAACCAAGCTGATTCCGATTCCTTCACTTAATAATAAAGCGTTCAATGAAGCGCGCAAGTATGAGGAGAAGGGCGTTCATACGAAGCTGTATACGTACAGCGACAATGATTTTAAAACGATCGACCAAATTTGGAAGGGCACGCATCCAGAGGATGGGCAGCCGCTTGAGGTTATCCATGGGGTGCCGAAGGGCGTGCCTGTACCGGAATATCCAGAGGTGGAGGAAGAATTTGCGCCGGGCATTTCTGC